In Treponema sp. OMZ 798, the following proteins share a genomic window:
- a CDS encoding helix-turn-helix transcriptional regulator, which yields MIEDDEIGVSDEETVSHARAKMPDEQTMSDLSDFFKNFGDSTRIKIVSALISGELCVADLAEVLEMSASAVSHQLRILRQAKIVKSRRNGKQVYYTIDDNHVGILYSVGLEHIREGR from the coding sequence ATGATAGAAGATGATGAAATAGGTGTTTCTGATGAAGAAACGGTATCTCATGCGAGGGCTAAGATGCCTGATGAGCAAACTATGAGCGATTTAAGCGATTTTTTTAAAAACTTCGGCGATTCCACAAGGATTAAGATAGTTTCCGCTCTTATTTCGGGGGAACTTTGTGTGGCAGACCTTGCAGAGGTTTTGGAAATGTCCGCTTCGGCTGTTTCTCATCAGCTTAGAATTTTAAGGCAGGCTAAAATAGTAAAAAGCCGCCGTAACGGAAAACAGGTTTATTACACAATAGACGATAACCACGTCGGAATCCTCTATTCCGTCGGCTTGGAACATATAAGGGAGGGTAGATAA
- a CDS encoding V-type ATP synthase subunit E, with product MEVQLQELVDKIKKDGVAAADEKAAEIIRAAEEKAKSIIEKAEAEAQESVKKAEAEALRFQKAAESSIDQASRNTLISFRQGLLNELNAIIKAETSKNYDSSVLKNLIPEAVKGWVKADNTEDLSVILSDKDLKELESSLGAALKEHIAKGLELKADSKTAGGFKIGTKDGAAYYDFSAEAVADLFSSYLSPKTAEILKNAAKEL from the coding sequence ATGGAAGTTCAATTGCAAGAGCTTGTTGATAAGATAAAAAAAGACGGAGTTGCTGCTGCAGATGAAAAAGCAGCTGAAATTATCAGAGCAGCAGAGGAAAAAGCAAAAAGTATTATCGAAAAAGCAGAGGCAGAAGCACAAGAAAGCGTAAAAAAGGCAGAAGCTGAAGCTCTCAGATTCCAAAAAGCTGCAGAATCTTCAATAGATCAAGCCAGCCGAAATACTCTTATTTCGTTTCGACAGGGTCTTTTAAATGAACTTAATGCCATTATCAAGGCTGAAACATCCAAAAATTATGACTCATCTGTTCTTAAAAACTTAATTCCCGAAGCAGTCAAGGGCTGGGTAAAGGCTGACAATACGGAAGACTTATCCGTAATTCTTTCAGACAAGGATCTTAAAGAACTTGAATCCTCTTTAGGTGCAGCCTTAAAAGAGCACATTGCTAAGGGTCTTGAACTTAAAGCCGACAGCAAGACCGCAGGCGGATTTAAAATAGGTACTAAGGATGGAGCCGCTTATTATGACTTTTCGGCAGAAGCTGTTGCAGATTTGTTCTCGTCATACCTAAGCCCAAAAACAGCTGAAATTTTAAAGAATGCGGCAAAGGAGCTTTAA